The proteins below come from a single Limnobaculum xujianqingii genomic window:
- a CDS encoding XdhC family protein, which yields MVTSSLPTDQRVILQAIDWAIAQPVWLCTVLKTWGSSPRSPGALMVVNAEGNWCGSLSGGCVEQSFLRQIKAGQWRQLSQIVTYGDGGLEPDTRLPCGGRLDVLVEFLQPDDNTQRYLKRMLAAVNGSQPLQKQLILSHACHSLNDVNQRSAPGVDLSTGMVTIWHGASPRLVVAGWSSVAEYCVSFAYSLGFEVVICEPRPQFLTQLLPLVSSPISVLEQFPAVYLETEGCHPQTAIVALTHDARMDDLTIMEAVNTPAFYIGVMGSAKNSENRLKRLARTGGLTESELERVHAPVGLDIGSKTPSEIALSVMADIVKHKNLATILQENHDR from the coding sequence ATGGTTACTTCATCACTTCCAACTGACCAACGAGTTATTCTTCAAGCCATTGACTGGGCAATAGCTCAGCCGGTCTGGTTATGTACGGTACTAAAAACCTGGGGCTCTTCACCGCGATCTCCTGGGGCGTTGATGGTGGTTAATGCCGAGGGTAACTGGTGTGGATCATTATCCGGCGGCTGTGTCGAACAGAGTTTTCTTCGCCAGATAAAAGCCGGGCAGTGGCGCCAACTCAGCCAAATTGTAACCTATGGTGATGGAGGACTGGAGCCGGATACCCGATTGCCTTGTGGCGGCAGGCTGGATGTATTGGTTGAGTTTCTGCAGCCCGATGACAATACGCAACGCTATTTAAAAAGAATGCTTGCCGCGGTGAATGGCAGTCAACCCTTGCAAAAACAGCTGATATTGTCCCATGCCTGCCATAGTCTGAATGACGTGAATCAGAGAAGCGCTCCAGGCGTTGATCTATCAACGGGAATGGTAACCATCTGGCATGGTGCATCTCCACGATTGGTTGTGGCTGGCTGGTCCAGTGTGGCTGAATATTGCGTCTCCTTTGCTTATAGTTTGGGGTTTGAAGTTGTTATTTGTGAACCTCGTCCGCAGTTTTTGACACAATTACTTCCATTAGTCAGCTCGCCCATCAGTGTGTTGGAGCAGTTTCCTGCTGTGTATCTGGAGACTGAAGGTTGTCATCCTCAGACCGCGATAGTGGCGCTGACACATGATGCTCGCATGGATGATTTAACTATTATGGAGGCCGTAAATACCCCGGCGTTTTATATCGGCGTAATGGGCTCGGCTAAAAACAGTGAGAATCGATTGAAAAGACTGGCCCGGACAGGAGGGTTAACCGAATCAGAATTAGAACGAGTGCATGCCCCTGTTGGTCTGGATATTGGCAGCAAAACCCCTTCAGAAATTGCACTATCTGTGATGGCAGATATTGTAAAACATAAAAATCTGGCAACTATTCTTCAGGAAAATCACGATCGATAA
- a CDS encoding xanthine dehydrogenase family protein molybdopterin-binding subunit: MALSRRQFLKSAAIFSLVIPLIPGANAALIYNSPELPPDDLPMNDWIWIGADNQIVIGVSQCEVGQGIYTGLATVLASEMDADWDKVKVKFVIGRDAYRQESGGEERSQFVAASTSMTNFYQRMRVAGAQARCFFIAAAAREWNVDAQQLRTENSFVIDDHRGKKIAYSDLIHWSQDIPLEANPALKTAEQEKGSLIGRNLPRIDCGEKVDGSAEFGIDVQVPDLHIGVPWMGPSLNGKLGSIRNEKQILSLPGVIALVRTRHWSTLNMARLDPDMAPNTIIVVARTYWQAKKAADRLDVEWIFSDKDNFSSETINQDNKKALESDDFITATNIGDAQGIIDNGRNSSRFHEARYKAPYITHATMEPCNGTCYVEKDRVTAWGPFQGQDLAQKLISIFAGVPIENVTLHNTLLGGSYGRKYIPDPAMHACLASKATGKPVKVIYPREVDIQHAYYRPGNTSHYQALLDEDGYPLALWARYAGQGLFWQLHRSRVTKNGGWDETIVECVYNTRYDLPALKVESITVEQNISLSFLRGVGSVASIFFLESFISELAIKANKDQLEYRMRLLKNEPEMQRVLKATADAAGWGNPLADNHYQGMAVNIWVARDEAFISYVALVAEIEVLGSAWKVTRMVCGVECGKVINPGLIKANIEGGIGFALSGALHSQLHFEHGGIVESNYNNYGVLQLSEQPEIEVVILDSERAPQGCGEVSTAVVTPAIASALQVATGKTYTEMPFPAILER; encoded by the coding sequence ATGGCACTGTCACGTCGTCAGTTTTTAAAAAGTGCGGCAATCTTCTCACTGGTTATTCCTTTGATACCCGGAGCCAACGCAGCACTAATTTATAATTCCCCTGAGCTTCCCCCTGATGATTTACCAATGAATGACTGGATCTGGATTGGGGCTGATAATCAGATAGTTATCGGTGTATCACAATGCGAAGTTGGTCAGGGTATCTATACCGGATTAGCTACTGTATTAGCCAGCGAAATGGATGCTGACTGGGATAAGGTTAAAGTTAAATTCGTTATTGGTCGTGATGCCTATCGTCAGGAATCTGGCGGTGAAGAAAGATCTCAATTCGTAGCCGCCTCAACCTCCATGACCAACTTCTATCAGAGAATGCGTGTCGCCGGTGCTCAGGCCAGATGCTTTTTCATCGCTGCCGCAGCACGTGAATGGAATGTTGATGCTCAACAGCTACGCACTGAAAATAGCTTTGTTATTGACGATCATCGGGGTAAAAAAATTGCCTATTCCGATCTCATTCACTGGTCGCAGGATATTCCTCTGGAAGCTAATCCTGCACTGAAAACCGCCGAACAGGAAAAAGGCAGCCTGATTGGTCGTAACCTGCCCCGTATCGATTGTGGCGAGAAAGTTGATGGCAGTGCTGAATTTGGTATCGATGTTCAGGTACCAGATCTGCATATTGGCGTACCCTGGATGGGACCTTCTCTGAATGGCAAACTGGGCAGCATTCGTAACGAAAAACAGATCCTTTCTCTGCCAGGTGTCATTGCTTTAGTTCGCACTCGCCACTGGTCAACGCTGAATATGGCACGACTGGACCCGGATATGGCTCCTAATACCATTATTGTGGTCGCAAGAACTTACTGGCAGGCGAAAAAGGCTGCCGATCGGCTGGATGTGGAGTGGATATTCAGTGATAAGGATAATTTTTCCAGTGAAACCATTAACCAGGATAATAAAAAGGCACTGGAAAGTGATGATTTCATCACTGCGACCAATATCGGTGATGCTCAGGGAATCATAGATAATGGTCGAAATAGCTCCCGGTTTCATGAAGCTCGTTACAAAGCACCCTACATCACCCATGCCACCATGGAACCCTGCAATGGCACATGCTATGTAGAAAAAGATCGGGTCACCGCCTGGGGGCCTTTTCAGGGACAGGATCTAGCCCAAAAGCTGATATCAATATTTGCCGGGGTACCTATTGAAAACGTCACCCTGCACAACACACTTCTTGGTGGCAGTTATGGGAGGAAATATATTCCCGACCCTGCTATGCATGCCTGTCTGGCGTCGAAAGCTACGGGTAAACCGGTTAAAGTGATTTATCCTCGCGAGGTTGATATTCAACATGCCTATTATCGTCCCGGAAACACCAGTCATTATCAGGCATTGCTGGATGAGGATGGTTATCCTTTAGCCCTATGGGCTCGCTACGCTGGTCAGGGATTATTCTGGCAACTACATCGTTCACGGGTAACAAAAAACGGTGGCTGGGATGAAACCATTGTTGAATGTGTCTACAACACCCGCTATGACCTTCCTGCACTTAAAGTGGAGTCGATAACCGTTGAGCAAAATATCTCCCTGAGCTTTCTTCGCGGTGTAGGTAGCGTTGCCAGTATCTTCTTTCTGGAAAGCTTCATTAGTGAACTGGCTATCAAAGCCAATAAAGACCAACTTGAATACCGCATGCGACTGCTAAAAAATGAGCCTGAAATGCAGCGAGTATTAAAAGCGACGGCGGATGCCGCAGGTTGGGGTAATCCTCTGGCGGATAACCATTATCAGGGAATGGCCGTCAATATCTGGGTGGCACGAGATGAAGCTTTTATCAGTTATGTGGCTCTGGTTGCTGAAATAGAAGTTCTGGGTAGTGCATGGAAGGTCACCCGAATGGTATGTGGTGTGGAGTGCGGTAAAGTGATCAATCCGGGGCTTATCAAAGCAAACATCGAAGGTGGGATTGGTTTTGCGCTGAGTGGAGCCTTACACAGTCAGCTTCATTTTGAACATGGAGGCATCGTGGAAAGTAACTACAATAATTACGGTGTACTTCAGCTGTCAGAGCAGCCAGAAATTGAAGTGGTTATTCTTGATAGTGAACGTGCCCCGCAAGGTTGTGGTGAAGTTTCAACTGCGGTAGTTACGCCAGCTATTGCCAGCGCATTACAGGTTGCCACGGGCAAAACCTACACTGAAATGCCCTTCCCGGCTATTTTAGAGCGTTAG
- a CDS encoding nucleotidyltransferase family protein, giving the protein MPGILLIAAGKGERYRAAGGKGEKLMAPLSAHHGRPLFSVVLETAIASQLPLHIVTRPDNIPIIQLAADNGIAVTLLNSQSMGESIAAGVKATDDWDGWLIQPADMPEITVRDYHRIVQALQHSSQARLYWQEQPGHPVGFSQQWRDALCQLCNEEGAKNVINHSLLRLNGHPGVVIDRDFPEE; this is encoded by the coding sequence ATGCCAGGAATATTGCTGATCGCCGCAGGCAAAGGTGAACGCTACCGGGCGGCTGGCGGAAAGGGAGAGAAACTCATGGCTCCCCTTTCTGCTCATCATGGCCGCCCACTTTTCAGCGTAGTACTGGAAACCGCGATCGCCAGTCAACTGCCGCTACATATTGTTACCCGTCCGGACAACATCCCCATCATACAACTGGCTGCTGATAACGGTATTGCAGTAACCCTGCTTAACAGCCAGAGTATGGGGGAAAGTATTGCAGCGGGAGTAAAAGCGACCGATGACTGGGATGGCTGGCTAATACAACCTGCTGATATGCCAGAAATTACCGTCAGGGATTATCATCGTATCGTACAGGCCCTGCAACACAGTTCGCAGGCCAGACTTTATTGGCAGGAGCAGCCCGGTCATCCTGTCGGGTTCTCTCAACAATGGCGAGATGCGTTATGCCAGCTCTGTAATGAAGAAGGCGCTAAAAACGTGATTAACCATTCATTGCTTAGGCTAAACGGCCATCCGGGTGTGGTTATCGATCGTGATTTTCCTGAAGAATAG
- a CDS encoding vWA domain-containing protein: MSREKIRNNPALEACHEGITLINNHRLFEPIWREIRCHFDNDGQYVSSKAWLAISPNGDIWLNAKRHATPQQWSRMIAQGLVTLGFGLIQKRSPQMLWELATLSVVNKFCDELKIGPLPGELQNWPFPEQLSNDAEVVFREWVADGYPDLLRQWHHIWCGGSGSWFCQLEAPPRRWGQPVDWKALFVEGITQSVQQALEIAGGHLATDARPKVLTVAQKARRQLMDYFPLLGALAASFDIEEDIHLCSQYDIRVAAIDVGAHKIWMNPSARLNQAECLFVFAHELLHAGLNHTSRRRGRDPLLWNVACDFSINSWLIEMQVGTPPSLGLLYDSQFANSSSEEIYDILAQDVRRARKLITLRGNAGEGDILGNDEGSIFVNAEAWCRRALNQGLERCLYGSSRGTMPAGLIEEIRSLAQPPIPWDVRLAEWFDEHFPPPESHRSYARPSRRQSATPNIPRPSLAKPSDESRLSRVFGVVLDTSGSMDPVLLGKALGAIASYSLAHDVFMVRLICCDAQAYDRGWVEPEQLLYRFTLQGRGGTVLQPGIDLLTRLSKQGDFPSVGPVLIITDGYCESQINISMEHAWLLPEGRRLPFVPRGEQFRIQ, translated from the coding sequence ATGAGCAGGGAAAAAATACGCAATAATCCAGCACTGGAAGCTTGTCATGAAGGCATAACCCTTATCAATAATCACCGCCTGTTCGAACCCATATGGCGAGAAATACGCTGTCATTTTGATAATGATGGGCAGTATGTTTCCTCAAAAGCCTGGCTGGCTATCTCACCGAATGGTGACATCTGGCTTAATGCCAAACGTCATGCAACACCACAGCAATGGTCAAGAATGATAGCTCAAGGGCTGGTAACGTTGGGATTTGGTTTAATTCAGAAACGTTCACCCCAGATGTTATGGGAACTTGCGACATTAAGCGTAGTTAATAAATTCTGCGATGAACTCAAAATTGGTCCTTTGCCCGGTGAATTGCAGAACTGGCCTTTTCCTGAACAGCTGAGTAACGATGCGGAAGTGGTATTTCGTGAATGGGTAGCCGATGGTTATCCGGACTTACTCAGGCAATGGCATCATATCTGGTGTGGCGGTTCAGGCTCATGGTTTTGCCAGTTGGAGGCTCCTCCTCGTCGCTGGGGGCAACCAGTCGACTGGAAAGCGCTCTTTGTCGAAGGCATTACCCAAAGCGTCCAGCAGGCGTTGGAAATTGCGGGTGGGCATTTAGCGACTGACGCTCGTCCTAAAGTTTTGACAGTGGCACAAAAAGCCCGCCGCCAACTAATGGACTATTTTCCTTTATTGGGTGCTCTGGCTGCCAGCTTTGATATTGAAGAGGATATTCATTTATGTAGTCAATATGATATCCGCGTAGCCGCTATTGATGTTGGAGCACATAAAATTTGGATGAACCCGAGTGCCAGACTCAATCAGGCTGAATGTCTGTTCGTATTTGCCCATGAATTGCTTCATGCAGGTTTAAATCATACTTCTCGTCGACGTGGACGCGACCCATTGTTGTGGAATGTTGCCTGTGATTTTTCAATTAACAGTTGGTTAATTGAAATGCAGGTCGGTACGCCACCATCATTAGGTTTGTTATATGATTCTCAGTTTGCAAATTCATCCAGCGAAGAGATTTATGACATTCTGGCACAGGATGTGCGCCGGGCCAGAAAACTGATTACCTTACGTGGAAATGCCGGTGAAGGTGATATTCTGGGTAACGACGAAGGTTCTATTTTTGTCAATGCGGAAGCGTGGTGCCGCAGAGCTTTAAATCAAGGACTTGAACGCTGTTTGTATGGTTCTTCGCGTGGAACAATGCCAGCAGGACTGATCGAGGAGATTCGCAGTCTTGCTCAACCACCGATCCCGTGGGATGTTCGACTTGCCGAGTGGTTTGATGAGCATTTTCCACCACCAGAATCCCATCGTAGCTATGCGCGCCCCTCCCGGCGTCAGTCGGCTACGCCCAATATTCCACGCCCTTCTCTGGCTAAACCTTCAGATGAAAGTCGCCTGTCCCGGGTATTCGGCGTGGTTTTGGATACCTCCGGTTCAATGGACCCTGTTCTGTTAGGGAAAGCGCTGGGCGCTATTGCCAGCTATTCGCTGGCCCATGATGTTTTTATGGTGCGCTTAATCTGCTGTGATGCTCAGGCTTACGATCGTGGTTGGGTTGAGCCGGAACAATTACTTTATCGTTTCACCCTTCAGGGGCGAGGCGGCACAGTATTACAACCGGGAATCGATCTCCTTACCCGGTTATCAAAACAGGGTGATTTTCCCAGCGTTGGGCCGGTGTTGATAATTACCGATGGATATTGTGAAAGTCAGATTAATATCTCGATGGAACATGCATGGTTGCTGCCGGAGGGACGGCGTTTACCCTTTGTTCCTCGTGGTGAGCAGTTCAGAATACAGTGA
- a CDS encoding c-type cytochrome: protein MSKQKRNLTLLLLIGALGMMAFPSHSSTSPDDPALLARGAYLARAADCNACHRGVAPGSADYSGGLAISTPMGNIIATNITPSEQYGIGRYSEEQFKRAVTEGIRADGTHLYPAMPYSAYQGISDADIHALYIWFQQSVPASDNPPPETSLSFPWSVRGLMAIWNPLNAELPESVASQKNPQIERGYYLTEVLGHCSACHSPRNIMMGEDMGQRFSGGDIGGWHAPNITADPVSGIGGWSDSDLSHYLKSGNLPGKGTAAGGMAEAVDHSLRYLSDNDISAMIAYLRQIPAIRNSDDLTPAWQHNQKPQTAENIDHEAALLYQQACAACHRCDGEGAYNNTFPSLNANTTTGSTRSNNLVKVILDGVQREGAKSGGNMPAFGEALTDQQVAQLTNYVAHRFGNPSSQVSASDVATLRAGGEKPLIVRLLPVFYGIAAVVIILLIALFLRRSRRKGASQ, encoded by the coding sequence ATGAGCAAACAAAAACGCAATTTAACGTTACTTCTATTGATCGGTGCTTTGGGAATGATGGCCTTCCCCTCCCACTCAAGCACCTCCCCTGATGATCCGGCATTGCTTGCCAGAGGCGCTTATCTGGCCCGGGCGGCGGACTGTAATGCTTGTCATCGGGGTGTCGCTCCCGGCTCTGCGGATTACAGCGGTGGCCTGGCTATATCAACCCCGATGGGTAATATTATCGCGACCAATATTACACCGTCCGAACAGTACGGGATTGGTCGTTATTCCGAAGAACAGTTTAAACGGGCAGTGACAGAAGGAATTCGCGCTGATGGAACACATCTTTATCCTGCAATGCCTTACAGTGCATACCAAGGAATAAGTGATGCTGATATTCATGCGCTTTATATCTGGTTTCAGCAAAGTGTTCCTGCCTCAGATAATCCACCTCCTGAAACATCCTTAAGTTTTCCCTGGTCAGTCAGAGGATTAATGGCGATATGGAATCCTTTGAATGCTGAACTTCCCGAATCAGTAGCATCACAAAAAAATCCTCAGATAGAACGTGGCTACTATCTTACAGAAGTGCTGGGTCACTGCTCCGCCTGCCATAGCCCTCGAAATATTATGATGGGTGAAGATATGGGGCAGCGTTTTTCCGGAGGTGATATTGGCGGCTGGCATGCACCTAATATTACTGCCGACCCGGTTAGCGGGATTGGTGGATGGAGTGATTCAGACCTGTCGCACTATTTGAAAAGCGGAAATTTACCCGGTAAAGGCACCGCTGCTGGCGGCATGGCTGAAGCTGTTGACCATAGTCTGCGTTACCTTTCCGATAACGATATCAGTGCTATGATCGCTTACTTGCGTCAGATACCCGCCATACGCAATTCTGACGATCTAACCCCTGCATGGCAGCATAATCAAAAACCTCAGACAGCTGAAAACATTGACCATGAAGCGGCGCTACTTTATCAACAAGCTTGTGCTGCCTGCCATCGCTGTGATGGTGAAGGTGCTTATAACAATACTTTCCCTTCGCTAAATGCCAATACCACCACGGGAAGCACCCGCTCTAACAATTTGGTGAAAGTCATTCTTGATGGCGTTCAAAGAGAAGGCGCCAAAAGCGGCGGTAATATGCCCGCTTTTGGCGAAGCATTAACTGACCAACAGGTTGCCCAACTGACCAATTATGTTGCTCATCGTTTTGGTAATCCTTCCAGTCAGGTCAGTGCCAGTGATGTTGCCACTCTGAGAGCCGGGGGAGAAAAACCGCTGATTGTCAGATTATTACCGGTGTTCTATGGCATTGCTGCCGTTGTCATTATTTTACTGATAGCACTGTTTCTCCGTCGTTCTCGTCGTAAAGGAGCCTCACAATGA
- a CDS encoding DUF6304 family protein has translation MQIMTKDIFSFPVIFTDDYGTNDVLCYSNGYSLQLELRGIRLTGTSFNLLSFSDGDRQKALATFVMDKFDTIEGLFCVKLPLSIQKDTVMTSGVLLLNFDYRNEKNDITFSLEYNNQTYGTTGVFSFVEDVLITLQKLLPEGCRLRCCMSCRFSSYHPVGNNDFGALACFRLMKGDVVTVDDKHSLMDLWDKSIKENKHITVQETFICPEYDENTGAVWMYKSF, from the coding sequence ATGCAAATAATGACCAAAGATATATTCTCGTTTCCTGTCATTTTCACCGATGATTACGGCACAAACGATGTATTGTGTTATTCCAACGGATATTCCTTGCAGTTAGAATTAAGAGGCATTCGACTAACGGGTACCTCTTTTAATCTTCTTTCGTTTTCTGATGGGGATAGGCAAAAAGCATTGGCTACATTTGTCATGGATAAATTCGATACTATTGAAGGTTTATTCTGCGTAAAACTGCCACTATCGATTCAGAAAGATACGGTGATGACATCAGGCGTTCTGTTATTAAATTTTGATTACCGGAATGAGAAAAACGATATTACATTTTCTCTCGAATACAATAATCAAACATACGGCACTACAGGGGTATTCTCATTTGTAGAGGATGTTCTCATCACTCTACAAAAACTGCTGCCTGAGGGTTGCCGACTTCGCTGTTGTATGTCATGTCGTTTTTCAAGCTACCACCCTGTGGGTAATAACGATTTTGGCGCTTTGGCCTGTTTCAGGTTAATGAAAGGTGACGTTGTAACTGTCGATGATAAACATTCACTGATGGATCTGTGGGATAAAAGCATTAAAGAAAACAAACACATTACCGTACAGGAAACATTTATCTGCCCCGAGTATGATGAGAATACTGGCGCGGTATGGATGTATAAAAGCTTTTAA
- a CDS encoding (2Fe-2S)-binding protein encodes MKFILNGKPVTFDGEPDTPLLWVLREDQQLTGTKFGCGIGACGACTVHVDGEAVRSCCYPLLLVEGRHVTTIEGLSPDRSHPVQKAWIKEEVPQCGYCQSGMIMAVSAVMARKPLPPEPQVYKEITNICRCATYHRIRLAIHRLYQEQGE; translated from the coding sequence ATGAAATTCATACTAAATGGAAAACCTGTTACGTTTGACGGTGAGCCTGATACGCCTTTGTTATGGGTCCTGCGTGAAGATCAACAGCTAACAGGAACAAAATTTGGCTGCGGAATCGGTGCCTGTGGAGCCTGTACCGTACATGTAGATGGCGAAGCGGTACGCTCCTGTTGTTATCCATTGCTATTGGTAGAGGGGCGACATGTTACTACTATTGAAGGGCTTAGCCCGGACCGTTCGCATCCGGTTCAAAAAGCCTGGATAAAAGAAGAAGTTCCTCAGTGTGGATACTGCCAGTCAGGCATGATTATGGCGGTTTCTGCCGTCATGGCTCGTAAGCCTCTGCCTCCAGAACCTCAAGTTTATAAAGAAATCACTAACATCTGTCGCTGTGCAACTTATCACCGTATTCGCCTGGCAATTCATCGCCTGTATCAGGAACAAGGAGAATAA
- a CDS encoding AAA family ATPase, with protein sequence MLSAIQLSPAQAFDFLLSVATTRPVFMWGAPGIGKSALVQKFANEVGMECVSLLGSQLAPEDLMGIPQIDGECSRFFPPVNIVRSEPFILFLDELNASSHEIQKAFYSLILEQRVGEYRLPKGTIVIGAGNRAKDAAIVKPMPSALINRMVHIHLRADHRQWLDWAINESGIHPWVVEYIQLRPDQLWNEPPKHEEPFSTPRSWHMLSDALHSFGNDISDEMLEALIYGLLSPSHAGGFKGFIKQIRQKFTIVSIIKGDANWPEAPGDRDILYFLAQAFRSHLYKELPAEESALKGEHRQLAIQAKDRLKSLARISVEIAQSVMSEDDQGRKLPSWFLLEVARDLPRLAVR encoded by the coding sequence ATGCTCTCAGCCATTCAGCTTTCGCCTGCACAGGCGTTTGACTTCCTTCTTTCTGTTGCCACCACCAGACCGGTATTTATGTGGGGAGCGCCGGGGATCGGAAAAAGTGCATTAGTGCAGAAGTTTGCTAATGAAGTTGGCATGGAATGCGTATCACTGCTCGGCAGTCAGCTTGCACCGGAAGATTTAATGGGTATTCCTCAAATTGATGGTGAATGTTCGCGTTTCTTTCCCCCTGTGAATATTGTACGTAGTGAGCCATTTATCCTGTTTCTGGATGAGCTAAATGCGTCATCTCATGAAATTCAGAAGGCTTTCTATTCATTGATTCTTGAGCAGCGTGTCGGTGAATATCGACTGCCAAAAGGCACCATTGTTATAGGTGCTGGAAACCGGGCAAAAGATGCCGCTATAGTCAAACCAATGCCTTCCGCATTGATTAACCGTATGGTGCATATTCATCTACGAGCCGATCATCGGCAATGGTTGGACTGGGCCATTAATGAGTCTGGAATTCATCCATGGGTGGTTGAATATATTCAACTGCGTCCGGATCAGCTCTGGAATGAACCACCAAAACATGAAGAACCTTTCTCTACACCACGCAGCTGGCATATGTTATCTGATGCATTGCACTCCTTTGGCAACGATATTAGTGATGAGATGCTTGAGGCTCTCATTTATGGGCTTCTTTCCCCTTCCCATGCGGGTGGTTTTAAAGGTTTTATCAAACAAATTCGTCAAAAATTCACTATAGTTTCAATCATTAAAGGTGATGCTAACTGGCCAGAGGCACCGGGCGATCGTGATATTCTCTATTTTCTTGCTCAGGCTTTTAGGTCTCATTTGTATAAAGAGTTACCTGCTGAAGAATCTGCATTGAAGGGAGAACACCGACAGCTAGCCATACAGGCAAAAGATCGGTTGAAATCACTGGCACGTATTAGCGTTGAAATTGCTCAATCGGTCATGAGTGAAGACGATCAGGGGCGTAAACTTCCTTCCTGGTTTTTATTAGAAGTGGCACGGGACCTTCCACGGTTAGCGGTTCGCTAA
- a CDS encoding MmcQ/YjbR family DNA-binding protein produces MPKYSDKESLDTVTGQGGKQQMKSIIDIFGRRKVDIQKLLAYGFNQHDNRYVYLTDLIEGQFEMTVVVSSQGVVSTTVIDTSTGEDYVLHHVVATTGAFVGKLREEYERVLTDIAKVCFIPDVFKSPVTRQVIQFIRDKYHDELEFLWPRTPDNAIFRRQDNAKWYGAILTIKNNKLGLDGEERIEILDLRMDPDDIIALTDGKKYFPGFHMNKKYWITIRLDGSVSVDEIFMRIDNSFKLAVK; encoded by the coding sequence ATGCCTAAATATAGCGATAAAGAAAGTCTCGATACGGTTACCGGACAGGGCGGAAAACAGCAGATGAAAAGCATTATCGATATATTTGGTCGTCGTAAAGTGGATATCCAGAAACTACTGGCTTACGGATTTAACCAACATGACAACCGTTATGTTTACTTAACGGATTTGATTGAAGGTCAGTTTGAAATGACGGTGGTGGTTTCATCCCAAGGCGTTGTATCAACGACGGTCATTGATACGTCCACTGGAGAGGATTATGTGCTTCATCATGTTGTGGCAACCACCGGCGCGTTTGTTGGAAAACTTCGTGAAGAGTATGAACGGGTTTTAACTGATATCGCGAAGGTATGCTTTATACCTGATGTTTTTAAAAGCCCGGTAACCAGGCAAGTCATTCAATTTATCAGAGATAAATACCATGATGAGCTGGAGTTCTTATGGCCTCGTACGCCTGATAATGCCATTTTTCGACGTCAGGATAATGCAAAATGGTACGGTGCAATATTAACGATAAAAAATAATAAGTTAGGCTTAGATGGGGAAGAGCGCATTGAGATCCTTGATTTACGCATGGACCCTGATGACATCATTGCACTTACCGACGGCAAAAAGTATTTTCCCGGTTTCCATATGAACAAAAAGTACTGGATAACTATTCGTCTGGATGGCTCTGTGTCTGTAGATGAGATTTTTATGCGAATAGATAATAGTTTTAAGCTTGCGGTGAAATGA